In a genomic window of Acidobacteriota bacterium:
- a CDS encoding SPFH domain-containing protein, translating into MSPLVIVIIAVVIVVAAIVVVVLKNYRKVGPNEVLIISGGRKRTVTLPDGATREVGYRFRIGGGTFVKPFIEQAEILPLEIIPMDIQVADAISTNGIRCTFKGTAEVKIAGDEGSIHLAAEQFLGKPLTDIRDVALRTLEGSTRALIGTMNLESINRNRKDFAGKVFQDVSAYFTNMGLKLLSYNLKEITDPSGYLEALGKPRIVEAQRDAEVAEAQAARDAIIKSAEAKKEGDIAKILAETKVAEAHQDSESKRAELQKELNRKKADADFAYELERHKLNQELKAEEAKVRLIEKESAIELEKREIERVEQELQARVRKPAEAEQFRVEAEAKGMAEAKRIQGLIEAELIEKVGEAEADALRRKGESWNSYSQPALLQMIFEKLPELAREMAAPMSKVDKIVLVSSDGKLGTSKITGELAAMMSQLPTVVKELSGFDLEGWLKKLADGTKQEKARVSGKPSTTSNPDKG; encoded by the coding sequence GTGAGTCCTCTCGTTATCGTCATCATTGCCGTCGTGATCGTGGTCGCGGCGATTGTCGTAGTTGTCCTGAAGAACTACCGGAAAGTGGGGCCCAACGAGGTGCTGATCATCTCGGGTGGCAGAAAGCGCACGGTGACTCTGCCCGATGGCGCGACGCGAGAGGTGGGGTACAGGTTCCGGATTGGCGGAGGCACGTTTGTCAAGCCGTTTATCGAGCAGGCCGAGATTCTGCCTCTGGAGATAATCCCCATGGACATCCAGGTGGCTGATGCCATCTCGACAAATGGTATTCGCTGCACTTTCAAGGGTACGGCGGAGGTCAAGATTGCCGGAGACGAGGGCTCCATTCACCTTGCCGCTGAGCAGTTCCTGGGCAAGCCGCTGACCGATATTCGTGACGTGGCGCTTCGCACGCTGGAGGGATCGACGCGGGCGCTGATCGGTACTATGAACCTTGAATCCATCAACAGGAACCGTAAGGACTTCGCCGGCAAGGTATTCCAGGACGTTAGCGCCTATTTTACCAACATGGGTCTCAAACTCCTGTCGTACAACCTCAAGGAGATTACTGACCCCTCCGGCTACCTGGAAGCCCTTGGCAAGCCGCGCATCGTCGAGGCCCAGCGCGACGCCGAGGTAGCCGAGGCACAGGCTGCCCGCGACGCTATAATCAAGTCGGCCGAGGCAAAAAAGGAAGGGGACATCGCCAAGATTCTCGCCGAAACGAAGGTTGCTGAGGCTCACCAGGATTCTGAATCGAAACGGGCTGAGTTGCAAAAGGAACTCAATCGCAAAAAGGCCGACGCCGACTTCGCATACGAACTCGAACGCCACAAGCTTAACCAGGAGCTGAAAGCTGAAGAGGCCAAAGTAAGGCTCATCGAAAAGGAATCGGCTATCGAACTGGAGAAGCGGGAAATCGAGCGTGTGGAGCAGGAGCTTCAGGCCAGAGTTCGTAAGCCGGCCGAAGCGGAACAGTTCCGCGTGGAAGCCGAGGCCAAGGGCATGGCCGAGGCCAAACGGATTCAGGGGCTGATCGAGGCCGAACTGATCGAAAAGGTGGGTGAAGCCGAAGCTGACGCGTTGCGCAGGAAGGGGGAGTCATGGAACAGCTATTCTCAGCCGGCCCTGCTTCAGATGATATTCGAAAAGCTGCCTGAACTGGCCAGGGAAATGGCCGCACCCATGTCAAAAGTTGACAAAATCGTGCTGGTCTCAAGCGATGGCAAGCTGGGGACTTCCAAGATTACCGGTGAGCTGGCGGCGATGATGAGCCAGTTGCCCACAGTGGTCAAGGAACTATCCGGGTTCGACCTGGAGGGCTGGCTGAAAAAGCTGGCTGACGGGACGAAGCAGGAGAAAGCCAGGGTGTCAGGCAAGCCGTCGACGACGAGCAATCCGGACAAGGGATAA
- a CDS encoding transglutaminase domain-containing protein translates to MHRTISTGCMLLCALLFGQVGFAAPGDTVQTFPVPLSCPQGLCFDGTYLWNADRKSDMIYKITPADGKVVDSLPAPGYIPVGLTWDGARLWCVDGGEGLIFAINPETRIVEQTIYCPISAPGDLAWGDGYLWISDDGGDQIHQISSEDGTTIVSIPAPSSHPGGLAYDGTYLWVSDRYKDMIYMVTPDKGDVIVSLKAPGPHGAGLTYDGANLWSVDYETDLIYKLVVDDGTKLSRSNEKHEQVEFVHQVRNYGPGTLNTLDVYLAVPHNLDNQELVGPVTFDPEPEDILTDKWGQKVAHFRFTDLGPARFTNVTMLAEAKLYETRYFVFPDKVGKLDDIPPEIREAYLIDDTKFSKDNPIIQKALKAALGDETNPYWIARKIYNYLIEHLEYERVGGWNIAPTVLERGNGSCSEYTFVYISMCRAAGLPARYAGSVVIRGDDASWDDVYHRWVEVYLPGYGWMPVDPSGGDSESPSTRADYFGHLNNRFLITTTGGGGSEYLAWGYNANEVWTSTGRCKIVAEAFGEWSPVKPPADQ, encoded by the coding sequence ATGCATAGAACGATCAGTACCGGGTGCATGCTCTTGTGCGCCCTGCTGTTTGGGCAGGTGGGCTTCGCCGCCCCCGGCGACACGGTGCAGACTTTCCCCGTACCGCTCAGCTGCCCGCAGGGACTGTGTTTCGACGGCACGTACCTGTGGAACGCCGACCGGAAGAGTGACATGATTTACAAGATCACACCGGCGGACGGCAAGGTGGTGGACTCCCTGCCGGCGCCCGGATACATACCGGTCGGGCTGACCTGGGACGGGGCGCGCCTCTGGTGCGTGGACGGCGGCGAGGGACTCATCTTTGCCATCAACCCCGAAACGCGGATCGTGGAACAGACGATTTACTGCCCGATCTCGGCCCCCGGTGATCTGGCCTGGGGGGACGGGTACCTGTGGATTTCCGACGACGGCGGCGACCAGATCCATCAGATCAGCAGCGAAGACGGCACCACCATCGTATCGATTCCCGCACCGTCATCCCACCCGGGCGGCCTGGCCTATGACGGCACGTACCTCTGGGTTTCGGACCGATACAAGGACATGATCTACATGGTCACCCCGGACAAGGGGGACGTCATTGTCAGCCTCAAGGCCCCCGGGCCGCACGGCGCCGGGTTGACTTACGACGGCGCAAACTTGTGGAGCGTCGACTACGAAACCGACCTGATCTACAAGCTCGTCGTCGACGACGGCACGAAGCTTTCGCGGTCGAACGAAAAACACGAACAGGTCGAGTTTGTTCACCAGGTCAGGAACTACGGCCCCGGCACGCTCAACACGCTCGACGTCTACCTGGCCGTGCCTCACAACCTCGACAACCAGGAACTGGTCGGGCCGGTGACGTTCGATCCGGAGCCCGAGGACATCCTGACCGACAAGTGGGGACAGAAAGTCGCCCATTTCCGCTTTACCGACCTGGGGCCGGCCCGGTTCACCAACGTGACGATGCTGGCCGAAGCAAAACTGTACGAGACGCGATACTTCGTCTTTCCCGACAAAGTCGGCAAACTGGACGACATACCGCCGGAGATCCGAGAGGCCTATCTAATCGACGATACCAAGTTCTCAAAGGACAATCCCATCATCCAGAAGGCGCTCAAGGCCGCGCTCGGCGATGAAACTAACCCGTACTGGATCGCGCGGAAGATATACAACTACCTGATCGAGCACCTGGAATATGAACGCGTGGGCGGCTGGAACATCGCCCCCACCGTCCTGGAACGCGGGAACGGTTCCTGCTCCGAGTACACTTTCGTGTACATATCCATGTGTCGCGCCGCCGGTCTCCCGGCACGTTACGCCGGATCGGTGGTCATCCGGGGGGACGACGCATCGTGGGACGACGTCTACCACCGCTGGGTCGAGGTTTACCTGCCCGGCTATGGCTGGATGCCGGTGGATCCGTCCGGCGGCGATTCCGAGTCGCCCTCGACCAGAGCGGACTATTTCGGACACCTGAACAATCGGTTTCTCATCACCACCACCGGCGGAGGCGGGTCGGAGTACCTTGCATGGGGTTACAACGCCAACGAGGTGTGGACTTCAACCGGAAGATGCAAGATCGTGGCGGAGGCTTTCGGCGAGTGGTCGCCGGTCAAGCCTCCGGCTGACCAGTAG